In Chaetodon auriga isolate fChaAug3 chromosome 7, fChaAug3.hap1, whole genome shotgun sequence, a genomic segment contains:
- the gosr1 gene encoding Golgi SNAP receptor complex member 1: protein MAGIGSSNYWEDLRKQARQLENELDLKLVSFSKLCTSYSSSRDGRRGDTSDTTPLLNNSTQDRMFDTMSVEIEQLLAKLTAVNDKMAEYTNTPGTASLNAALMHTLQRHRDILQDYTHEFHKTKGNFLAIREREDLLGSVRKDIETYKSGSGVNNRRTELFLKEHEHLRNSDRLMDDTISIAMATKENMTSQRGMLKSIQSRVNTLANRFPTINNLIQRINLRKRRDSLILGTVIGICTILLLLYAFH, encoded by the exons ATGGCAGGCATAGGAAGCAGCAACTACTGGGAGG ATCTGCGGAAGCAGGCCAGACAGCTGGAGAATGAACTCGACCTGAAGTTGGTCTCCTTCAGTAAACTGTGCACCAGCTACAGCAGCTCCAGGGATGGACGTCGAGGAGACAC GTCAGACACCACCCCTCTGCTTAACAACTCCACCCAGGACAGGATGTTTGACACCATGTCAGTGGAGATTGAACAGCTGCTGGCCAAA CTGACTGCAGTGAATGACAAGATGGCGGAGTACACCAACACTCCGGGCACGGCCTCTCTCAATGCTGCACTCATGCACACcctccagagacacagagacatccTACAG GATTACACACATGAATTCCACAAAACCAAAGGCAACTTCTTGGCCATCCGGGAAAGAGAAGACCTGCTCGGGTCTGTCAGAAAAGACATCGA GACATACAAGAGTGGCTCTGGGGTCAACAACAGAAGAACGGAGCTGTTTCTAAAGGAGCATGAGCACCTGAGAAA TTCAGACCGACTGATGGATGACACAATAAG TATTGCCATGGCGACCAAGGAGAACATGACCTCCCAAAGGGGCATGCTGAAATCCATACAGAGCAGGGTCAACACACTGGCCA ACCGTTTCCCAACCATCAACAATCTCATCCAGCGAATCAACCTGCGGAAGAGACGGGACTCGCTCATCCTCGGCACAGTGATTGGCATCTGCACCATTCTGCTCCTGCTCTATGCCTTTCACTGA
- the trarg1a gene encoding trafficking regulator of GLUT4 1: MAINTDTDFLKSNLGEGGGGPPPADSQETEKLLALTTEPGGNGMKMSTSFTVNMDSDKGLEADQNGHSVAVRSGSAGQLAAAAPLSPSKASLSRSSTGNATVQETPKPKDYLILVILSCFCPVWPVSIVALVYSIMSRNSLQVGDIDGARRLGRLARLLSIVSIILGIVIIVVYVSVSVSK, encoded by the exons ATGGCCATCAACACGGACACCGACTTCCTGAAGTCCAACTTgggtgagggtggaggaggcCCTCCGCCCGCGGACTCCCAGGAGACGGAGAAACTCCTTGCGCTGACCACCGAGCCCGGGGGGAATGGGATGAAGATGTCCACTTCCTTCACGGTCAACATGGACAGCGACAAGGGCCTGGAAGCGGACCAGAACGGCCACAGCGTGGCTGTGAGGTCGGGCTCCGCCGGGCAGCTGGCCGCCGCCGCCCCTCTGTCCCCGTCCAAGGCCAGTCTGAGCCGCTCCTCCACCGGGAACGCTACCGTCCAGGAGACCCCGAAACCCAAGGATTACCTCATCCTCGTCATCTTGTCCTGCTTCTGCCCCGTCTGGCCCGTCAGCATCGTGGCACTGGTGTACTCCATCATG TCCAGAAACAGTCTCCAGGTGGGTGATATTGACGGGGCCAGGAGGCTGGGACGACTGGCGCGTCTGCTCAGTATCGTCTCCATCATCCTGGGCATCGTCATCATCGTAGTCTACGTCTCAGTGTCAG TAAGCAAGTGA